The genomic window GCGGAAAGCCAATGGTCCGGATGGACGCCAACACCGTTGACGCTTCCAAGGAGAAGCATGTCCCGGTGGTGGAGAAGGTCGACAGCGGGATCAAGGTGACGGTGGGGAGCGTCCCCCATCCCATGGAGGAGAAGCACTACATCGAGTTCATCGAGGTCATTGCCGACGGCCGGGTCCTGCGCAAGTACCTCAAGCCGGGAATGAAGCCGGAGGCGGTGTTCCACTGCACTCCGACGGTGTGCTGCGTCCGCGAGCTGTGCAACATCCACGGCCTGTGGAAGTTTGACTCCCCCCGCGGCGGATGAACCGGGCCTCCGCCCGCCCTTTCCCTTTCTTTTCATAAACTCCGTTCTATTAAGGGACCAGCCTTTTTAATGGGGCCGTGCATGTGATCGTAAGTTTTGGAGGTATGTTGCTTTGGACACCACGGCCCCACGTATCGGAGTATTCTTCTGCGCCTGCGGGGAGACGATCATGGACCTCATCCATTACGAGACGCTCATGGAGTTCGCCAGGGCCCAGGACGGGGTCGAGCATGTCGGCAAGTGCACCCTCCTGTGCTCTCCCGAGGGGCGGAAGCTGATCTCGGAGGAGATCAAGGGGCACAAGCTGGATCGAGTGGTCATCGCTGCCTGTTCTCCCCGGATGTACCTCGAAGAGTTCAGGGAGGCGGCCCGCAAGGGAGGCATCAACCCGTACATGGTGGAGCAGGCAAACCTCCGAGACCAGGTGGCATGGATCCACTCCCTCGACGCTCCGGCGGCGACGGCGAAGGCCAAGGACCAGCTGCACATGTCCATCGAGCGCTCGCGCAAGATGACCCCTTCCGATTTCGGCCCCACCGCGGTGGTGGACGAGGAGCAGTGCTCCGGATGTGGCATCTGCGCCACGACCTGCCGGGCGGGGTCGATCTCGTTCGTCGACACCGGTGACGGCCACCGGGTCGCCAAGGTCGACCGCGGGGAGTGCAAGGCCTGCGGGGCCTGCGTGGCGGCCTGCCCCTCGGGGGCGCTCAACCTCGAGGGTTTCACCAACGAGGAGATCGTGGCCCAGATCAACGCGTTCTCCAAGGGGCTGCTCGACTCCAAGGAGCCGAGCCCAGCCGTCCTGGTGTTCGCATGCCATTGGTGCTCCTACCCGGCGGCGGACCTGGCCGGACTGAAGCGGATGCAGATGGACGTCAACTTCCGCATGATACGGACTCCCTGCTCGGCACGGGTCGACCCGGAGTGGGTGATGCAGGCCCTGTCGAGAGGGGTCGACGGCGTTCTCATCCTCGGGGGGAAGGAGGGCTCCTGCCACTATCAGGGAGGGAACGTCAAGACCAGGAACCGCATGGTCATCCTGAGCAAGGTGATCGAGCAGCTGGGATTCGATCCAGAGCGCTTCAGCCTGGAGTGGGTGAACGCTGACGAGCCGTACCGCTTCAGCTCTCTCATCGATAACTTCGTCGACAAGATCAGGGAGCTCGGTCCCAATCCCACCCGGGCGCCGGAGGAAGAGGAGCAGATGACCTCGGCCCTTCACCATGGCCGGGACGAGATCACCCGCTCGACGTCCCGGTGATCCCTCCGCGACCTTGGGGCCCGGCATATCGGCGCCTGTCGAGCCGGACGCCCTTTCCTTTGTTTTCCTATATTAGGGCACGCCCTTACGCTTCGACATTTTCTAAACCTGT from Methanomassiliicoccus sp. includes these protein-coding regions:
- a CDS encoding hydrogenase iron-sulfur subunit, whose protein sequence is MDTTAPRIGVFFCACGETIMDLIHYETLMEFARAQDGVEHVGKCTLLCSPEGRKLISEEIKGHKLDRVVIAACSPRMYLEEFREAARKGGINPYMVEQANLRDQVAWIHSLDAPAATAKAKDQLHMSIERSRKMTPSDFGPTAVVDEEQCSGCGICATTCRAGSISFVDTGDGHRVAKVDRGECKACGACVAACPSGALNLEGFTNEEIVAQINAFSKGLLDSKEPSPAVLVFACHWCSYPAADLAGLKRMQMDVNFRMIRTPCSARVDPEWVMQALSRGVDGVLILGGKEGSCHYQGGNVKTRNRMVILSKVIEQLGFDPERFSLEWVNADEPYRFSSLIDNFVDKIRELGPNPTRAPEEEEQMTSALHHGRDEITRSTSR
- a CDS encoding desulfoferrodoxin, coding for MTKLNEIYRCPVCGNIVELVHSGVGELVCCGKPMVRMDANTVDASKEKHVPVVEKVDSGIKVTVGSVPHPMEEKHYIEFIEVIADGRVLRKYLKPGMKPEAVFHCTPTVCCVRELCNIHGLWKFDSPRGG